The Rhizobium leguminosarum DNA segment CCGAGGGGATTACCGCCCAGGCGCTTGCCGACCGCAACTCCGGCGAATTCCAGGCGATGGCTAAGCTGCTGAACGCCTCGAACGACGACTTCATCCGCACCACGCAGGAGCGTCATCACGAAACATCGCGCAACATCTGGAACCTGATGGCCGAGAATGACGACATCTACAAGGACAGCTATGCCGGCTGGTATTCGGTGCGCGACGAAGCCTATTATCAGGAAAACGAGACGGAGCTGCGCGCCGACGGCGTGCGCTACGGGCCGCAGGGCACACCCGTCGAGTGGGTGGAAGAGGCGAGCTATTTCTTCAAGCTCTCCGAATACCAGGAAAAGCTGCTTGCCCACTACGAGGCGAACCCCGATTTCATCGGTCCTGCCGAGCGCCGCAACGAGGTGATCTCCTTCGTCAAGTCGGGCCTCAAGGACCTCTCGGTCTCGCGCACGACCTTCGATTGGGGCATCAAGGTGCCGAACGATCCCGCCCATGTCATGTATGTCTGGGTCGACGCGCTGACCAACTACATCACCGCCACAGGCTATATCGAGGACAGGAACGGCCCGCGGGCGAAATATTGGCCGGCCGATGTACACATCATCGGCAAGGACATCATCCGCTTCCATGCGGTCTACTGGCCGGCCTTCCTGATGTCGGCGAAACTGCCGCTGCCGAAGCGGGTCTTCGCCCACGGCTTCCTGCTCAACAAGGGCGAGAAGATGTCGAAGTCGCTCGGCAACGTCGTCGATCCCGTCAATCTGGTGAACCATTTCGGTCTCGACCAGGTGCGCTACTTCTTCCTGCGCGAAGTGTCCTTCGGCCAGGACGGTAGCTATAGCGAAGAGGCGATCGGCATCCGCATCAATTCCGACCTCGCCAACGGCATCGGCAATCTTGCCAGCCGCTCGCTGTCGATGATCGTCAAGAATTGCGACGGCAAGATCCCGGAATGCGGTCCGCTCAGCGACGAGGACAAGGCCATGCTGGCGCAGGCCGACGCGCTGCATACCTCGACACGCGAGGACATGGGCAAGCAGCAGATCCACCGGGCGCTCGCCTCGATCATTTCGGTCGTTTCCGAGACCGACCGTTATTTCGCGGGTCAGGCGCCGTGGGCGCTGAAGAAGACCGATCCCGAGCGTATGGGCACGGTGCTCTATGTCACAGCCGAGGTCGTTCGCCAGATCGCCATCCTGCTGCAGCCCTTCATGCCGGAATCATCAGGCAAACTGCTCGATCTCGTCGCGGCATCCGAAGAGAAACGCGACTTCGCCGCTCTTGGGCAAGCCGGCCGCCTCGTTGCCGGAACGCCGCTCGAAGCGCCGACGCCGGTCTTCCCGCGCTACGTGGCTCCGGAGGCTTGAGGCCGTGTTGATCGATACGCATTGCCACCTTGATTTCGCCGACTTCGAGGCGGAGCGCGACGAGATCGTCGCGCGCGCCCATCAGGCCGGCGTCAAGCAGATGGTCACGATCTCGACGCGGGTGCGCAAGCTCGACGGGCTGCTTGAAATCACCGAGAAATATCCCTCGGTGTTCTGCTCGGTCGGTACGCATCCGAACAATGCCGATGAAGAGCTGGATATCCAGACGGAAGAGCTGGTGCGGCTTGCCAATGCCCATGAGAAGGTGGTGGCGATCGGCGAGGCGGGCCTCGATTATTTCTACGATACGCAGAAACCCGAGGACCAGCAGACCGGCTTCCGGCGCCATATCGCGGCGGCGCGCGAGACCCAGCTGCCGCTCGTCATCCACAGCCGCAGCGCCGATGAGGACATGGCAGCGATCCTGACCGAGGAAACGGGGAAGGGGGCCTTCCCCTTCATCCTGCACTGCTTCTCGGCAGGGCCGGAACTGGCACGGACCGGCGTCGAACTCGGCGGCTATGTTTCCTTTTCCGGCATCCTGACCTTCCCGAAGTCGGAAGAGTTGCGCGAAATCGCCAAGACGATCCCGCGGGATCGGCTGCTGGTGGAAACCGACGCGCCGTATCTGGCGCCGAAGCGCTGGCGCGGCAAGCGCAACG contains these protein-coding regions:
- the metG gene encoding methionine--tRNA ligase; protein product: MTDKTPFYITTAISYPNGKPHIGHAYELIATDAMARYQRLDGKDVFFLTGTDEHGQKMQQTARAEGITAQALADRNSGEFQAMAKLLNASNDDFIRTTQERHHETSRNIWNLMAENDDIYKDSYAGWYSVRDEAYYQENETELRADGVRYGPQGTPVEWVEEASYFFKLSEYQEKLLAHYEANPDFIGPAERRNEVISFVKSGLKDLSVSRTTFDWGIKVPNDPAHVMYVWVDALTNYITATGYIEDRNGPRAKYWPADVHIIGKDIIRFHAVYWPAFLMSAKLPLPKRVFAHGFLLNKGEKMSKSLGNVVDPVNLVNHFGLDQVRYFFLREVSFGQDGSYSEEAIGIRINSDLANGIGNLASRSLSMIVKNCDGKIPECGPLSDEDKAMLAQADALHTSTREDMGKQQIHRALASIISVVSETDRYFAGQAPWALKKTDPERMGTVLYVTAEVVRQIAILLQPFMPESSGKLLDLVAASEEKRDFAALGQAGRLVAGTPLEAPTPVFPRYVAPEA
- a CDS encoding TatD family hydrolase, producing MLIDTHCHLDFADFEAERDEIVARAHQAGVKQMVTISTRVRKLDGLLEITEKYPSVFCSVGTHPNNADEELDIQTEELVRLANAHEKVVAIGEAGLDYFYDTQKPEDQQTGFRRHIAAARETQLPLVIHSRSADEDMAAILTEETGKGAFPFILHCFSAGPELARTGVELGGYVSFSGILTFPKSEELREIAKTIPRDRLLVETDAPYLAPKRWRGKRNEPSYVVNTAEVLAETIGLSYAEVARITTENALRLFTKMPRV